The sequence below is a genomic window from Funiculus sociatus GB2-C1.
TCATTCCCACAGAAACAGAGGTTTGGAAGTTTCTTCAAGATGAATGCAAACTGGATATCACCCAAATCTCCATCAGACCTCCCTTTGATCAATGGTGGAATATCCTCCACGAAGGCAGCCACTACGCTACTAAGCCACTAAGTTACCTTACTCTGTGGCGTGAAAACGGTTCTTCAGGAGAAGTCCCTAGCCTAGACTGGCTCAGTGGCGATGGACTGATTAAACCCAAAGATCCAACCCCCGATGAATGGGGATGCCGTGCCTGGTGTCTGCAAGTTCTGAAATATAGAGGCTGGAAAAATCCTCTCGATTGCCCTGAATATCCTAGAAACTGGGAAGGATACCAAACTCACAATCCTCGTCTGTGGATGCTCAACAACACCACCAGTCCTTCTCACTCATTCCAGAAAAACGGGTTTGAACAACTTAAATCTGTGGGGATTGACGTAAGTCAGAGCATCTTCCGCCCCACCAAAGAAATCAAAATAATTGGCTTGCAACCTATTGTTGGTTGGGACTTTCCCAAAAGTGCTTAATCATTCTGCACACTACATGGCTTGCGATCGCACAGCACAACACTTAACAAGCCATATCTTCTGAGGTTTTGCAAGTCTTATTCCACGAGATTAAGCCGTTTATTGCCATAAAAAAAAGAATCACATAAAGCAAAGCAATAAACCGGACTCCTTTCACGTAGTACAACCCAATTCCTATTACATCAACCGCAATCCAGTAATACCAGCTTTCGATTCGCTTTTGAGCCAATAGCCACATCGCTGTGAAACTTGCAATCGTCGTCAGGGCATCCAAATAGGGGAAAGAAGCTTTCTCAGAAAACAGGGTAGGAAACAGTATATGGACACGGCTCATAAAAGCCCCAATAACAAAAGAAACGGCAATTGTAACAGCCAAAACCAAGATTAAACTTCGCCGCGAACTGTATCTGAAATCTCCGGCTTTGCCTGTACCTCGACGAGATGCACTCCACCGCCACCAACCATACACGCTTGCTCCCAAATAGTAGACCTGTTCGAGGGTATCTGAGTACAAGCGTATCTGGTAAAAAAGCGCCATATACAGCAGTACACTTACAATACCAACTGGCCAGGTTAGCATTTGCTTTCTGGCGATGAGCCACACCGACCACAAATAGAGTATCGTTCCTATGAATTCTATGTAGCTCATAGGATATCCAAGGATCGTAAAGGCAATGTTGTTTACACTGAACAATTCAAGCATTGTGATGAGTTACGCCATTTCTCTCTTCATCTTTTGTTTGCTCAATCTTATTGGCGCTCGACGAACAAGTCCAGCAAATTCTCATACTTTCGGTACTTCTCTAAGACTCTCTTCACGTACTGAACTCTTGTTTCCAGCTCACCTTGTACGAGGAAGAAGGGAATCTTGCGAAGAATTAAATCGTTAACAATTTGCTTTTGAAAGATACATCGATTCACATCTCCAGAACGGTCCCAAGTGTCGTCATAGGGGATATCTACATCACAAACAAACACAAGGTCATAGCGTGAAGCTGCCCGATTAGCTAATTCGGCAAGTCGTGGTGCTACCGTGTTGTGATAGTACAGTGAAAACATATAGGTGGTAATCGCATTGGTATCCGTAAATAAGTACCGATTTGCCTGGTATAGCAGTGCTTCTTCACGGTTCAAGTGTCCAGAAGCAATCTCAACTAATTGTTCGAGAGACAGCCGACGATCAACTTGATGCTTCTCCCAATACTCCCGCCCATACTCCGGCATCCAAACCGTATCGTATTCCTGTGCGAGTCGGGATGCAAGCGTTGTCTTGCCCGTGGACGGAGCGCCCAGGAAAACTACATTCGTTATCAAGTCGCGATAAACCCAAGGATGCAAATACTCGCGATAGGCAAAGGTATCTTTTCTGATTTGTGTGCCAGAAATGGGTACGGTTTGGCGGTCATAATCCACGATTCGATTGACCGCTCCCAGGGCTAAACTCATATGTTCTCCATAAAATTCACTCGAATAAAAGTGGGTGATTCCCTGTAGCTTCAAGCGATTTAGAATATAATTTTCATGTTTTTTCTTGATTTCAGGTGTATCTCCGACTTCAGTCGGGCCATCCCAAGCCTCGATAACTTGTACTTGGGGATAGAGTTTCCTCACCCAAGCTGCTCGAATATTCAGAGGGACGGACGTTGTTTCTCTCGCCTCGTAAAGGATTACAATCACCTCATTCATTTGGGATAATGCCGTTTCAATCAAAAACTGGTGTCCTTTGTGGAACGGCGCAAATTTTCCAAGAGTAAGTCCACGTTGGCTAGCCATTATTC
It includes:
- a CDS encoding AAA family ATPase, with protein sequence MASQRGLTLGKFAPFHKGHQFLIETALSQMNEVIVILYEARETTSVPLNIRAAWVRKLYPQVQVIEAWDGPTEVGDTPEIKKKHENYILNRLKLQGITHFYSSEFYGEHMSLALGAVNRIVDYDRQTVPISGTQIRKDTFAYREYLHPWVYRDLITNVVFLGAPSTGKTTLASRLAQEYDTVWMPEYGREYWEKHQVDRRLSLEQLVEIASGHLNREEALLYQANRYLFTDTNAITTYMFSLYYHNTVAPRLAELANRAASRYDLVFVCDVDIPYDDTWDRSGDVNRCIFQKQIVNDLILRKIPFFLVQGELETRVQYVKRVLEKYRKYENLLDLFVERQ
- the pnuC gene encoding nicotinamide riboside transporter PnuC — translated: MLELFSVNNIAFTILGYPMSYIEFIGTILYLWSVWLIARKQMLTWPVGIVSVLLYMALFYQIRLYSDTLEQVYYLGASVYGWWRWSASRRGTGKAGDFRYSSRRSLILVLAVTIAVSFVIGAFMSRVHILFPTLFSEKASFPYLDALTTIASFTAMWLLAQKRIESWYYWIAVDVIGIGLYYVKGVRFIALLYVILFFMAINGLISWNKTCKTSEDMAC